Genomic segment of Gammaproteobacteria bacterium:
CGGGTCTCCACCCGAACCTGGATATGCCAGTTTCGCCCATCCGGGGTCAACGCCCTGGCGTCGGCGGATTTAACGATCTGCAGGGTTCCGAGAAACGGATTGACGCGACGGACGCTGAATCAGCGGGAGTCAGCCACCGGCCCGTCTGATCTCCCTCAACCTGAAACTGAGCAGTGAGACGATCTGGTCGGCGGCTTCCTGAAACTCAGGGTCCAGGAGTTCGAAAACGAATTCCGCTTCGTCGAGCGCCTTGTTGATCTCGTCCTCGGTCTCCAGTGAGTCCACGGACCGCGCAATGGCTTCAAGCTGATTGAGGGTGTGCATTCGTCACCGTTGGCCTGCTAGACAGCAGTTTGACCCGACGCCGCCGTGCGCGGTTCAGACGATCTTGCGTAGTTCGTATTCCAGGATGCCCTCCGCCCCCGCCTCGCGCAGCCTGGGGATCAATTCCCTGACCGCCTCGCTGTCGACCACGGTCTCAACCGCCAGCCATTCCTTTCGGTAGAGGTGATTGACGGTCGGTGCATTCAGACTGGGCAGCTCGGATACCACCGCGTCCAACTTGTCCTGGTGTACGTTCATGCTCAGCGCCACCTTCCTGTGCGCATTCAGCGAGGCTTTCAGGAGCAGCGCGATCTGATCAATCTTCGCCATTTTCCAGGGATCGGAGAGTGCCGCCCTGTTGGCGATCAGGCGCGTGTGCGTGTACAGCAGATCGCAGACGATGCGCAGGCCGTGGGCCTTGATCGTGCTACCGGTTTCCGTGATCTCGACCACCGCGTCCACCAGCCCTTCGACCGCCTTGGCCTCCGTCGCCCCCCAGGAGAACTCCACCTGTGCGCTGATCCCCTTCTCTTCCAGGTAGCGCCGGGTAAAGTGTACCAACTCGGTCGAGATCTTCTTTCCCTCCAGATCCTCGATCGACTGGATCGGAGATTCCTGAGGCACAACCAGCACCCACCGGCAGGGCGCGTCGGAACTCTTCGAGTACACCAGATCGCAGATCTCCTCGACCTCGGCGCCTGACTCCAGAATCCAGTCGAGCCCGGTCAGGCCCAGGTCGAGCGTTCCACTGGCAACGTAGGTAGCCATCTCCTGGGAGCGCACCAGGGCACAGGAAATCTCCGGATCGTCGATGCTGGGGAAATAGTTGCGCGATCTCGAGTGTATGTTCCACCCCGCCTGCGCGAATAGCTTGATCGTGGACTGTTCCAGGCTCCCCTTGGGTATGCCCAGTTTCAGCTTGTTCATGCCGTGCTCCCTGTTCTTTCCACCGAGATTTCCTTTAGAAGTCGCTACACGCGGAGACCCGCGGGCAACAGGCAGGGCATTATACAC
This window contains:
- the hisG gene encoding ATP phosphoribosyltransferase → MNKLKLGIPKGSLEQSTIKLFAQAGWNIHSRSRNYFPSIDDPEISCALVRSQEMATYVASGTLDLGLTGLDWILESGAEVEEICDLVYSKSSDAPCRWVLVVPQESPIQSIEDLEGKKISTELVHFTRRYLEEKGISAQVEFSWGATEAKAVEGLVDAVVEITETGSTIKAHGLRIVCDLLYTHTRLIANRAALSDPWKMAKIDQIALLLKASLNAHRKVALSMNVHQDKLDAVVSELPSLNAPTVNHLYRKEWLAVETVVDSEAVRELIPRLREAGAEGILEYELRKIV